The following DNA comes from Microbacterium wangchenii.
ATCGTTCTCGCTGCGCGTGCCGTTGGTCGACGGCCACGGCAACTTCGGGTCGCTCGACGACGGCCCCGCCGCCCCGCGCTACACCGAGGCACGTCTCGCCCCGCCCGCGCTCGCGCTCACCGCCGATCTGGACGAAGACGTCGTCGACTTCATCCCCAACTACGACGGGCAGTTCCAGCAGCCCGAGGTGCTTCCGGCGGCCTTCCCGAACCTGCTCGTCAACGGCGCATCCGGGATCGCCGTGGGCATGGCCACGAACATGGCACCGCACAACCTCATCGAGGTGGTCGCGGCGGCCGTGCATCTCCTGCAGCATCCGGAGGCCACCCTCGAAGAGCTCATGGAGTTCGTCCCCGGGCCCGACCTCCCCTCCGGCGGGATCATCGTCGGACTCGACGGCATCCGCGACGCGTACGCCAACGGGCGCGGCACGTTCCGCACGCGCGCGAAGGTGTCGGTGGAGTCGCTGGGCCCGCGCCGCACGGGGCTCGTCGTCACGGAGCTCCCCTACCTGGTCGGACCCGAGCGGGTGATCGAGAAGATCAAGGACGCCGTCACCAGCAAGAAGCTCGCCGGCATCGCCGACGTCACCGACCTCACCGACCGCACCAACGGGCTGCGCCTGGTCATCGCCATCAAGACCGGGTTCGACCCGAATGCGGTGCTCGAGCAGCTCTACCGCCTGACGCCGATGGAGGACTCCTTCGGCATCAACAACGTCGCCCTCGTCGACGGTCAGCCGCAGACCCTCGGCCTGCGCGACCTGCTGCGGGTGTACCTGGATCACCGCATCCGGGTCGTCACGCGGCGCAGTGAGTACCGCCTCGCCCGCCGCCGCGAACGCCTGCACCTGGTCGAGGGGCTCCTGATCGCGATCCTCGACATCGACGAGGTCATCCAGGTGATCCGCACCTCCGACGACAGCGAGCAGGCCCGCGCGCGGCTGATGGACGTGTTCGATCTGAGCCAGCTGCAGGCGGAGTACATCCTCGAGTTGCGCCTGCGGCGCCTCACGAAGTTCTCCCGCATGGACCTAGAAGCCGAGCGCGACACTCTGAAGGCCGAGATCGACGCACTGGTGGAGCTGCTGGGTGACCCGGCGCTGCTGCGCGCGCAGGTCGCGCGGGAGCTGGAGGCCACGTCCGAAGCCCTCGGCACGCCGCGTCGCACCATGCTCCTGAACGGCGGGCCGGTGACCGCGCGCTCGTCGCGGGCCGCAGCCGCCGCCGACCTGCAGATCGCGGACGCGCCGTGCCGCGTCTTCCTCTCCGCCACGGGACGGATGGTGCGGGCCGAGCGGTCCCCGGACGCCCCGAACGAGGGCATCGTGACGCCGGCACGCAGGTCGAAGCATGACGCGATCCGTTCGGCGGTGGACACCACCACCCGCGGCGACGTGGGCGCCGTCACGAGCGCAGGACGCCTGGTGCGCTTCTCCCCCGTCGACCTGCCCTCCGTCCCCGGTAACGCCGTGCAGCTGGCCGCCGGCACGAAGGCGGACCAGTACCTCGGGCTCACCGGGGGCGAGCATGTGGTGGCGATCGTGCCGCTCGTGGCCGATCCGCCCATCGCCCTCGGCACTGCCCAGGGCGTGGTCAAGCGCGTGTCGGCGAGCGAACTGCCGTCGAACAAGCACGACGTCTCGATCATCACGCTGCGCGAGGGCGACCGTGTCGTGGGCGCGGCACCGGCCTCCGACGGTGCCGAGCTCGTCTTCATCTCCGCCGACGCGCAGCTGCTGCGCTTCGACGCATCGTCCGTGCGCCCGCAGGGGCGCGCCGCCGGCGGCATGGCCGGTATGCGGCTGGCCGACGGAGTGGAGGCGGTCGGGTTCTCGGCGGTGGGAGCATCCGCCTTCGACGCGGTCGTGGTCACCGTCGCCGGGTCGGCGTCGGCGATCGCGGGCACCGACGCGGGCAGCGCCAAGGTCTCGGCGTTCACCGAGTACCCCGCGAAGGGCCGCGGCACCGGCGGCGTGCGCGCGCAGCGATTCCTCAAGGGCGAAGACGTGCTGACCCTCGCGTGGGTCGGATCCGACCCGCGCGCCGTGGGCTCCGACGGCGCCGTGCGGCAGCTGCCGCCCTCCGGCGCCAAGCGCGACGCGTCGGGGACGCCCCTCGACGGCGTGATCGGCGCCCTCGGCACGACCGTCCGCTGACGTCGGTCGGCGAGAGCCCGGCCGACGGGTTCTCGCCGACCGAAGGGTCAGGCGTCGATGCGTTCGCGCGCGAGTCGGTCGCTGGCCTCGACGATGAACTCGCGGCGCGGGGCGACCTCGTTCCCCATGAGCAGTTCGAAGACGCTCGCGGCAAGCTCCGCGTCCTCCACCCGCACGCGGCGCAGCGTGCGGCCGGCGCGGTCCATCGTGGTGGTCGCCAGCTGATCGGCGTCCATCTCGCCGAGGCCCTTGTAGCGCTGCACCGGTTCCTGCCAGCGCTTGCCCGACTTCGTCAGCTTCGTCAGCAGGGCGTGCAGCTCCTGCTCGCTGTAGGTGTAGATCGTCTCGTTGGGCTTGGTGCCCGGGTTCATCACGACCACGCGGTGCAGCGGCGGCACGGCGGCGAAGACGCGTCCGGCCTCCACGAGCGGACGCATGTAGCGGAAGAACAGCGTGAGCAGGAGCGTGCGGATGTGCGCGCCGTCCACGTCGGCGTCGCTCATCAGGATGACCTTGCCGTATCGGGCCGCGTCGAGCTCGAAGGATCGGCCCGAGCCCGCGCCGATGGTCTGGATGATCGCGGCGCATTCGGCGTTGGAGAGCATGTCGCTGACCGAGGCCTTCTGCACGTTCAGGATCTTCCCGCGGATGGGCAGCAGCGCCTGGTACTCGCTCGAGCGCGCAAGCTTGGCGGTGCCCAGCG
Coding sequences within:
- a CDS encoding DNA gyrase/topoisomerase IV subunit A; this encodes MPSSRPSPAVEERIEDVDLSTEMQGSFLEYAYSVIYSRALPDARDGLKPVQRRILYQMAEMGLRPDRGHVKSARVVGEVMGKLHPHGDAPIYDALVRLAQSFSLRVPLVDGHGNFGSLDDGPAAPRYTEARLAPPALALTADLDEDVVDFIPNYDGQFQQPEVLPAAFPNLLVNGASGIAVGMATNMAPHNLIEVVAAAVHLLQHPEATLEELMEFVPGPDLPSGGIIVGLDGIRDAYANGRGTFRTRAKVSVESLGPRRTGLVVTELPYLVGPERVIEKIKDAVTSKKLAGIADVTDLTDRTNGLRLVIAIKTGFDPNAVLEQLYRLTPMEDSFGINNVALVDGQPQTLGLRDLLRVYLDHRIRVVTRRSEYRLARRRERLHLVEGLLIAILDIDEVIQVIRTSDDSEQARARLMDVFDLSQLQAEYILELRLRRLTKFSRMDLEAERDTLKAEIDALVELLGDPALLRAQVARELEATSEALGTPRRTMLLNGGPVTARSSRAAAAADLQIADAPCRVFLSATGRMVRAERSPDAPNEGIVTPARRSKHDAIRSAVDTTTRGDVGAVTSAGRLVRFSPVDLPSVPGNAVQLAAGTKADQYLGLTGGEHVVAIVPLVADPPIALGTAQGVVKRVSASELPSNKHDVSIITLREGDRVVGAAPASDGAELVFISADAQLLRFDASSVRPQGRAAGGMAGMRLADGVEAVGFSAVGASAFDAVVVTVAGSASAIAGTDAGSAKVSAFTEYPAKGRGTGGVRAQRFLKGEDVLTLAWVGSDPRAVGSDGAVRQLPPSGAKRDASGTPLDGVIGALGTTVR